One segment of Methanolinea mesophila DNA contains the following:
- a CDS encoding argininosuccinate synthase yields MGKGTIVMAYSGGLDTSICIPLLKERYGFDRVITVAVNVGQRDEEIAMATEKGKKLADKHYTIDAREQFVNEYVFPAIRANGSYEGYPMGTALARPLIAEEVVRVAMEEGSHSVAHGCTGKGNDQLRFDFIFRMAGLEVIAPIRELNLTRDWEITYAQEHNIPVTVAKEKPWSIDENIWSRSIEGGKLEDPAYHPPEEIYGWTAAQEKAPDTPEIISLQFLKGVPVALNGQAMSGLDLIRTLNVIAGKHGIGRSNMIEDRILGLKAREIYEHPAATVLLTAHADLELLTLTRQELSFKRMVDDRWSELAYMGLVHEPLFLDLNAFITRSQENVSGRVDVKLYKGSCRVLGRSAPEGLYSEELVSFDSGALDQCHAIGVSAYYGIQARMNKKK; encoded by the coding sequence ATGGGTAAAGGAACCATAGTAATGGCATACTCCGGAGGGCTCGATACCTCCATTTGCATCCCTCTTTTAAAAGAGCGATACGGGTTTGACAGGGTGATCACCGTAGCGGTCAACGTGGGCCAGAGGGATGAGGAGATCGCAATGGCCACCGAGAAGGGGAAGAAACTCGCCGATAAGCACTATACCATCGATGCAAGGGAACAATTCGTCAACGAGTACGTGTTCCCCGCCATCCGGGCGAACGGGTCCTACGAGGGATATCCCATGGGGACTGCGCTTGCCCGCCCCCTGATTGCGGAGGAGGTCGTCCGGGTGGCAATGGAAGAAGGCTCCCACAGTGTGGCACATGGGTGCACGGGGAAGGGAAACGACCAGTTGCGGTTCGATTTCATCTTCCGGATGGCCGGACTCGAGGTTATTGCACCCATCCGTGAGCTGAACCTCACCCGCGACTGGGAGATTACCTATGCGCAGGAGCACAACATCCCGGTGACCGTGGCAAAGGAAAAACCGTGGAGCATCGATGAAAATATCTGGAGCAGGAGTATCGAGGGCGGAAAACTCGAGGACCCCGCATATCACCCCCCCGAAGAGATCTATGGCTGGACCGCGGCGCAGGAGAAAGCCCCCGACACCCCGGAGATCATCTCCCTGCAGTTCCTGAAAGGTGTCCCGGTCGCCCTGAACGGCCAGGCAATGTCCGGGCTCGACCTGATCCGGACCCTGAACGTCATCGCGGGGAAGCACGGCATCGGCCGGAGCAACATGATCGAGGACCGGATCCTCGGTCTCAAGGCCAGGGAGATCTACGAACACCCCGCGGCAACCGTCCTCCTTACAGCTCACGCCGACCTTGAACTGCTCACCCTCACCCGGCAGGAGCTCTCGTTCAAGCGGATGGTGGACGACCGCTGGTCGGAACTCGCCTACATGGGCCTGGTGCACGAGCCGCTCTTTTTGGACCTGAACGCGTTCATCACCCGCTCACAGGAGAATGTCAGCGGACGCGTGGACGTGAAGCTGTACAAGGGATCCTGCAGGGTGCTCGGACGCTCCGCGCCGGAAGGGCTCTATTCCGAGGAGCTTGTGTCCTTCGACAGCGGGGCCCTGGACCAGTGCCACGCCATCGGGGTCTCCGCCTATTACGGTATACAGGCACGGATGAACAAAAAGAAATAA
- a CDS encoding pyridoxamine 5'-phosphate oxidase family protein: MVKMTAEMKEAFSKVKLFPVATASKAGVPNVAPIAFVVMVSDDTLWLADNFMNKTLANLKENPKIAVYAWEPESKKCLQLKGKVEIKTSGPDYEKMRKMVHDKKPELPAKSLIVMHIEEIFDCAPGPNAGKKIL, from the coding sequence ATGGTCAAAATGACGGCAGAGATGAAAGAGGCGTTCTCCAAGGTGAAACTTTTCCCGGTTGCGACCGCCTCGAAAGCGGGAGTGCCGAACGTCGCTCCGATAGCATTCGTGGTCATGGTAAGCGACGATACCCTCTGGCTCGCGGACAATTTCATGAACAAGACCCTCGCAAACCTCAAGGAGAACCCGAAGATCGCGGTGTACGCCTGGGAGCCGGAGAGCAAGAAATGTCTCCAGCTGAAGGGGAAGGTCGAGATCAAGACGTCGGGTCCCGATTACGAGAAGATGCGGAAGATGGTGCACGATAAAAAGCCCGAGCTCCCTGCGAAATCGCTGATTGTCATGCATATCGAGGAAATTTTCGATTGTGCTCCCGGGCCGAACGCCGGGAAAAAGATCCTTTAA
- a CDS encoding radical SAM protein, with product MSVPAYLETWKSGELAGKVERALSQLDSCTVCPRDCAVDRAAGEHGYCGIGQHARIASYGPHFGEERPLVGRFGSGTIFFSGCHMRCRFCQNYQISQLRYGSEVSAPELARIMLELQDRGCININLVSPSHVVPQILESLPIAVEGGLSIPLVYNTGTFDRIGTLELLHGVVDIYMPDAKYGSDEIARDLSDAPGYTEIMHAALKEMYRQVGNLKTENGIATRGMIIRHLVLPGDLAGSGEVMRFIAREISTDAYVNIMDQYYPSWKAKETGYSGTPHESLLGRRITDDEYRIALEIAKKEGLHRGFPGADE from the coding sequence ATGAGCGTTCCTGCATACCTTGAAACATGGAAAAGCGGGGAACTGGCCGGAAAGGTAGAGCGGGCCCTCTCGCAGCTCGATTCATGCACCGTCTGCCCAAGGGACTGCGCCGTTGACAGGGCCGCCGGCGAGCACGGCTATTGCGGGATCGGCCAACATGCACGTATTGCCAGTTACGGCCCTCATTTCGGAGAGGAGCGACCGCTCGTCGGGCGTTTCGGATCGGGGACAATCTTCTTCTCGGGATGCCATATGCGGTGCAGGTTCTGTCAGAATTACCAGATAAGCCAGCTCCGCTATGGAAGCGAGGTCTCCGCTCCTGAACTCGCCAGGATCATGCTGGAACTACAGGACCGGGGATGCATCAACATCAACCTGGTCTCGCCCTCTCACGTCGTCCCCCAGATCCTCGAATCGCTCCCGATTGCCGTCGAAGGAGGTCTCTCCATCCCCCTGGTGTATAATACAGGAACCTTCGACCGCATTGGGACGCTCGAACTGCTGCACGGCGTCGTAGACATCTACATGCCGGACGCGAAATACGGGAGCGACGAAATTGCCCGCGATCTCTCTGATGCCCCCGGTTACACGGAGATAATGCACGCGGCACTAAAGGAGATGTACCGCCAGGTCGGGAACCTGAAGACAGAGAACGGCATCGCGACACGGGGAATGATTATCCGCCACCTGGTCCTTCCGGGAGACCTCGCGGGGAGCGGGGAGGTGATGCGGTTCATCGCCCGGGAGATTTCAACGGATGCATACGTGAATATTATGGACCAGTATTACCCTTCCTGGAAGGCCAAGGAGACCGGTTATTCAGGAACCCCGCATGAATCGCTTCTCGGAAGACGTATTACTGACGACGAGTACCGGATTGCACTCGAAATTGCAAAAAAAGAGGGGCTTCACCGGGGATTTCCCGGGGCGGACGAGTAA
- a CDS encoding radical SAM/SPASM domain-containing protein has translation MNRITQMIHGSGTVSEVIKHRSAPFGEIPSRYLAFSKVDAPVVFWNLTTRCNLSCLHCYNSSGPRAGTALELGTNEAMHVIDDLAGMGVPLILLSGGEPLLRDDFWELAGHARAKGIKLALSTNGTLITPRVAARLKETGIEYAGVSIDGPGPEVHDRQRNVPGSFDRAVQGIRNCLDADLKCGIRFTATRENVSGLEEVLRMARDLGVPRFCLYWLVPSGRGRELANGSQLTPGEAKSALELLYLWARMLEPGEMEILTVDAPQDLVHILQRMDEDNEGESGHARTLARCMGAGCSAGRRVANIDHLGNVYPCQFAQEEGFLIGNVRERPFSTLWRDEENPVLGIFRNNANILTGKCRGCPSVDTCGGGCRVRAYHETGQIGGDDPLCWYL, from the coding sequence ATGAACCGGATAACGCAGATGATCCACGGGAGCGGTACAGTGAGCGAGGTGATCAAACACCGTTCGGCACCCTTCGGGGAGATCCCCTCCCGGTATCTCGCATTTTCGAAGGTGGATGCCCCGGTGGTGTTCTGGAACCTCACCACCCGGTGCAATCTCTCCTGCCTCCACTGTTACAACTCCTCTGGTCCGAGGGCGGGCACCGCGCTCGAACTTGGGACAAATGAGGCGATGCACGTGATCGACGACCTCGCCGGTATGGGGGTCCCCCTCATCCTCCTCTCGGGGGGCGAACCTCTCCTGCGGGACGATTTCTGGGAGCTTGCCGGACATGCCAGAGCGAAGGGGATCAAACTGGCCCTGAGCACCAACGGCACCCTGATCACTCCCCGGGTGGCGGCCCGGCTGAAAGAGACCGGTATCGAGTATGCGGGCGTATCCATCGACGGGCCCGGGCCGGAGGTCCACGACCGGCAGAGGAATGTCCCGGGAAGTTTCGACCGGGCCGTGCAGGGGATCCGGAACTGCCTGGACGCGGACCTGAAGTGCGGGATACGGTTCACCGCGACAAGGGAGAACGTTTCCGGGCTCGAGGAAGTACTCCGCATGGCCAGGGACCTTGGTGTCCCGCGGTTCTGCCTCTATTGGCTCGTCCCCAGCGGAAGGGGAAGGGAACTTGCGAACGGCTCGCAACTCACCCCCGGCGAGGCGAAGTCGGCGCTCGAGCTGCTGTACCTATGGGCCAGGATGCTCGAGCCGGGCGAGATGGAGATTCTCACCGTCGACGCTCCCCAGGATCTGGTCCATATCCTGCAAAGAATGGATGAGGACAATGAAGGTGAGAGTGGACATGCCCGGACTCTCGCCAGGTGCATGGGGGCCGGGTGCAGTGCGGGCCGGCGGGTGGCCAACATCGATCACCTGGGGAATGTCTATCCCTGCCAGTTTGCCCAGGAGGAGGGTTTTCTGATCGGGAACGTCCGCGAACGACCGTTCAGCACCTTGTGGCGGGACGAGGAGAATCCCGTTCTCGGTATATTCAGGAACAATGCGAATATCCTTACCGGAAAATGCAGGGGCTGTCCCTCGGTCGACACCTGTGGAGGAGGGTGCAGGGTAAGGGCATATCACGAGACGGGGCAGATAGGCGGGGACGACCCTCTCTGTTGGTATTTGTGA
- the ahbB gene encoding siroheme decarboxylase subunit beta — MDNTDRMLLMEIEGGIPLSDHPYREIGRRTGIPESEVIRRLQILRTQGVIRRFRARIDQRKAGITANALVAWDVHQADVSSLGARVAEFPGVTHCYRRRPVPGRWDYELYTVHHSRRREDLCNEVAEIAADTGIDTYLVLFSGAEYKRSPTGSLRNRKEQE, encoded by the coding sequence ATGGATAACACGGACAGGATGCTATTGATGGAGATCGAGGGGGGGATCCCGCTCTCGGATCATCCCTACAGGGAGATCGGAAGGAGAACGGGTATCCCGGAATCGGAGGTCATCCGGAGACTGCAGATCCTTCGCACACAGGGAGTGATCCGGAGGTTCCGGGCGAGGATCGACCAGCGAAAGGCCGGGATCACTGCAAATGCGCTGGTTGCATGGGATGTTCACCAGGCAGACGTGTCGTCGCTCGGTGCAAGGGTGGCGGAGTTTCCCGGAGTTACTCACTGCTACCGCCGGAGACCCGTCCCGGGTCGCTGGGATTATGAGCTCTATACCGTCCATCATTCGCGGCGAAGAGAGGATCTCTGCAACGAGGTCGCGGAAATCGCGGCCGACACGGGAATAGATACCTACCTGGTGCTGTTCAGCGGGGCTGAGTACAAGAGATCGCCTACCGGGAGTCTCCGGAACAGAAAGGAGCAGGAATGA
- a CDS encoding Lrp/AsnC family transcriptional regulator, whose protein sequence is MKQFPDPVDLKVLDLLQEEFPLIPSPWDALGGRLGLPGSEVLSRVRDLQSRGIIRSISPILETGKIGLRYSTLVAMQVPACDIPRVVTIINEYPQVSHNYQREHDYNVWFTLSTRDEDECVRLVGEIIAKTGLPDEKVLNLVTLDRYKVDVRFRFDGDEQHG, encoded by the coding sequence ATGAAACAATTCCCTGATCCGGTCGACCTGAAGGTTCTCGACCTGCTCCAGGAGGAATTCCCCCTTATCCCGTCACCATGGGATGCGCTCGGCGGGAGACTCGGACTGCCCGGCAGCGAAGTGCTCTCCAGGGTCCGGGATCTCCAGTCCCGCGGAATAATCCGGAGCATCTCCCCCATTCTCGAGACCGGGAAGATTGGACTCCGGTATTCGACCCTCGTGGCAATGCAGGTGCCTGCATGCGATATTCCCCGGGTGGTGACGATAATCAACGAATATCCCCAGGTCTCCCATAATTACCAGCGGGAGCACGACTACAACGTATGGTTCACGCTCAGCACCCGGGACGAGGACGAATGCGTCAGGCTGGTGGGGGAGATCATCGCGAAGACCGGGCTACCCGACGAAAAGGTGCTCAACCTGGTCACTCTCGACCGGTACAAGGTAGATGTGCGGTTCAGGTTCGACGGAGACGAGCAACATGGATAA
- a CDS encoding radical SAM/SPASM domain-containing protein: MHPGYDGPVELGQPPEAPRIISWNLTTRCMLKCPHCYISAGDPVQGELSTTEAEEVIERIISLSRPVVILSGGEPTMREDIFEIIRFGTGRGLRMVMGSCGYLVDEDMAAKLRRAGLKKIAISLDSCSPEVHDGFRGVEGAFGKAVEAVRGSVRAGLGVQIHTTVTWENFREIHDIISMGRNLGVTDFQVFFLVPTGRGGTMTDVTPAMYETMIREVLAINAPGVHIRPTCAPQFIRIARKMGLPLEEWGRGCIAGKSYCRITPTGDVTPCPYLPISCGNILSTPFREIWYRSEILRDLRDFTRLRGKCGRCEYRRLCGGCRARAYGLWNNSGRITPHGSSLSGDHYLDEEPWCPYIPGDEKGPIS; this comes from the coding sequence ATGCATCCCGGTTATGATGGTCCCGTGGAATTAGGACAACCCCCTGAAGCGCCCCGCATAATTTCATGGAATCTTACCACGAGGTGCATGCTGAAATGCCCGCATTGTTATATCTCTGCAGGAGACCCCGTTCAGGGAGAACTCTCCACGACCGAAGCGGAAGAGGTGATTGAACGGATAATATCTCTCTCGCGTCCTGTGGTAATCCTGAGCGGGGGGGAACCTACGATGAGAGAAGATATCTTCGAGATCATAAGGTTCGGAACCGGACGAGGTCTTCGAATGGTAATGGGCAGCTGCGGGTACCTCGTCGACGAAGATATGGCAGCCAAGCTTCGTCGGGCCGGGTTGAAAAAGATAGCAATCAGCCTGGATTCCTGCTCGCCCGAAGTTCACGACGGGTTCCGCGGGGTTGAGGGCGCCTTCGGGAAAGCGGTCGAGGCAGTCAGGGGTTCGGTCAGAGCGGGGCTTGGAGTCCAGATCCATACTACCGTCACCTGGGAGAACTTCCGGGAGATCCATGATATCATATCTATGGGGAGGAACCTCGGAGTCACTGATTTCCAGGTCTTCTTCCTGGTGCCGACCGGAAGGGGGGGGACCATGACGGACGTTACTCCCGCAATGTATGAAACGATGATCCGCGAGGTGCTCGCGATCAATGCGCCAGGTGTGCACATCCGACCCACGTGTGCCCCGCAGTTCATCCGGATCGCGCGGAAGATGGGACTTCCGCTTGAAGAATGGGGGAGAGGATGCATCGCCGGGAAGAGTTATTGCCGGATCACGCCGACCGGAGACGTCACTCCATGCCCGTATCTTCCGATCAGCTGCGGCAATATCCTTTCGACGCCTTTCAGGGAGATATGGTACCGGTCAGAGATACTCCGGGATCTCAGGGATTTCACGAGGCTCCGGGGGAAATGTGGAAGGTGCGAGTACAGGCGTCTTTGCGGGGGATGCAGGGCACGGGCCTACGGCTTGTGGAATAATAGCGGCCGGATCACCCCACATGGATCATCCCTTTCCGGGGATCACTATCTCGACGAGGAGCCCTGGTGCCCGTATATTCCGGGTGACGAAAAGGGGCCGATATCATGA
- a CDS encoding ATP-binding cassette domain-containing protein yields the protein MIPAVAVESLAYTYPGGKGVRDLTFTVDPGEICCIYGKNGTGKSTLFNVLSTTCRPSGGRFLILGADGDRERETVRARIFPVFDENSHFENVNGWDNLEFFKKIYALTKLDDSDRIFKILDLDPSGPAGSYSLGMKRKLMLAESLVSGKPVLLYDEPSLGLDSDTRTRFFSLAGERAREGAAVLYGTNRISEIRHGDRIFHLTGEGLKEVGSVTELEQDLIPVTISTGDQVFTEHLERIEDLPPLIAKMLPFGVPRTIEVFGDPGATDEFWTRDAEEKVSRAPAFVRPMVRKLVEKYARDKGYSRITVSVVDEARTRFEKR from the coding sequence ATGATCCCTGCGGTGGCCGTGGAAAGCCTGGCTTACACGTATCCCGGCGGGAAGGGAGTCAGGGATCTCACCTTCACCGTTGACCCCGGGGAGATCTGCTGTATCTATGGAAAGAATGGTACGGGAAAATCGACATTATTCAACGTCCTTTCAACGACCTGCCGCCCCTCGGGCGGACGTTTCCTGATCCTCGGAGCCGACGGGGACCGCGAACGGGAGACCGTCAGGGCCAGGATTTTTCCGGTTTTCGATGAAAATTCCCATTTCGAGAACGTGAACGGATGGGACAATCTCGAATTTTTCAAAAAAATATACGCCCTGACGAAACTGGACGATTCCGACCGGATTTTCAAGATCCTTGACCTGGACCCCTCGGGTCCTGCCGGGAGCTATTCCCTGGGGATGAAGCGCAAGCTCATGCTCGCCGAATCCCTTGTAAGCGGAAAGCCGGTCCTCCTGTATGACGAACCGTCACTGGGACTTGATTCCGATACAAGAACCCGTTTCTTCTCGCTTGCCGGGGAACGGGCCCGGGAGGGGGCCGCGGTTCTCTACGGGACGAACAGGATAAGTGAAATCCGCCACGGAGACCGGATTTTTCACCTGACCGGGGAAGGACTGAAGGAGGTCGGCTCCGTCACCGAGCTTGAGCAGGATCTCATCCCGGTCACGATCTCGACCGGGGATCAGGTTTTCACCGAGCACCTGGAACGGATCGAGGATCTTCCCCCGCTTATTGCCAAGATGCTCCCGTTCGGCGTACCACGCACCATCGAGGTATTCGGTGATCCCGGGGCAACAGACGAGTTCTGGACCCGCGATGCAGAGGAAAAGGTCTCCCGGGCTCCGGCATTCGTCCGGCCGATGGTAAGGAAACTTGTGGAAAAATATGCCCGGGATAAAGGCTATTCGCGGATCACCGTATCGGTAGTAGATGAAGCCAGAACGAGGTTCGAAAAGCGATGA